A window of Chloracidobacterium sp. N contains these coding sequences:
- a CDS encoding metallophosphoesterase encodes MPLARLLHRTTAKHPRSLKQRDALIELTADLIERANLEVKETYRFQIDRQDIVIPNLPDDFHGFTIAQLSDIHHSPYLSLEHLTEAVTETNALRPDVIVLTGDYVTHTARYVEPCAECLGGLRARFGVFAVLGNHDVWVGASAVTQAFERHGIPVLHNTNLPLYIGGRFIYLCGLGDTTTRNHDLVAALKGTRRRDVRILLSHNPNIIKEASLAECDLVLSGHTHGGQVKLPVIGAPISYNRHGKQYTRGWAQMKKTQIYVNRGLGTIFLPIRYQCPPEISLLRLLRTPDQRPT; translated from the coding sequence ATGCCTCTCGCACGCCTTCTTCACCGCACCACGGCCAAGCATCCGCGCAGCCTCAAGCAACGGGATGCACTCATCGAACTGACGGCTGACCTCATTGAGCGGGCCAACCTGGAAGTCAAGGAAACCTACCGTTTTCAGATTGACCGGCAGGACATCGTGATTCCCAATCTGCCGGATGATTTTCACGGATTCACGATTGCCCAGCTTTCGGACATCCACCACAGCCCGTACCTCTCGCTGGAGCACCTGACTGAAGCCGTGACGGAAACCAATGCGCTGCGCCCGGATGTCATCGTCCTGACGGGAGACTACGTCACGCACACGGCGCGCTATGTCGAGCCGTGTGCTGAGTGTCTGGGCGGGCTGCGGGCACGTTTCGGCGTCTTCGCCGTTCTGGGCAACCACGATGTCTGGGTTGGAGCCTCTGCCGTCACCCAGGCTTTCGAGCGGCACGGCATCCCGGTACTGCACAACACCAACCTTCCGCTCTACATCGGTGGACGGTTCATTTACCTGTGCGGCCTCGGCGATACGACGACACGCAACCACGACCTCGTTGCGGCCCTCAAGGGCACCCGCCGCCGGGACGTGCGCATCCTGCTTTCACACAATCCCAACATCATCAAGGAAGCTTCACTCGCCGAGTGTGATCTTGTGCTGTCGGGACATACGCACGGCGGGCAGGTCAAGCTGCCGGTCATTGGTGCCCCGATTTCCTACAACCGCCACGGCAAGCAGTACACCCGTGGCTGGGCGCAGATGAAAAAGACCCAGATTTATGTCAACCGTGGGCTGGGAACAATCTTTCTGCCGATTCGCTATCAGTGCCCACCGGAAATTTCCCTGCTGCGGCTTCTTCGGACGCCTGACCAAAGACCAACCTGA
- a CDS encoding Holliday junction resolvase RecU — translation MTHGRPRQRGAERGSGFQEAINHTNEAYEKLGRACITRKAIPGKYVVPIGIRRRGLAVPLPPSLAPLKTGDALTTTAFRQALAAGREGDPRAFIPESRGEPDYGGVVAPHGRGIFYDAKTTRRDLLDFDNLHPHQVTFLERMAACGAIAGFLVEFAKHGAVFFIPIQMVTLFRAARRRKSIPYHVCAAHLTPVRAGRGLVIYDYLPAIEQQEQRYGPDYACLCSSIKGATPSLTAPRHE, via the coding sequence ATGACGCACGGACGACCACGACAACGCGGCGCCGAGCGGGGAAGCGGATTTCAGGAAGCGATCAACCATACCAACGAAGCGTATGAGAAACTCGGACGGGCGTGCATTACACGCAAAGCCATTCCGGGAAAATACGTTGTGCCCATCGGTATCCGTCGCCGGGGGCTGGCAGTGCCGCTTCCTCCCTCGCTTGCGCCCCTGAAAACCGGGGATGCCCTCACCACCACGGCATTTCGGCAGGCGCTGGCCGCCGGCCGGGAAGGCGACCCGCGCGCGTTCATCCCGGAATCGCGCGGCGAACCGGATTACGGCGGGGTTGTGGCCCCGCACGGACGGGGCATCTTCTACGATGCCAAGACCACCAGGCGCGACCTGCTGGACTTCGACAACCTGCACCCCCACCAGGTGACATTTCTGGAAAGAATGGCCGCCTGTGGGGCCATTGCCGGGTTTCTCGTCGAGTTCGCCAAACACGGAGCGGTTTTTTTCATCCCCATTCAGATGGTCACGCTCTTTCGCGCCGCCCGTCGCCGCAAGAGCATTCCCTACCACGTCTGCGCCGCGCACCTCACACCGGTCCGGGCCGGGCGCGGATTGGTCATTTACGACTACCTGCCAGCCATCGAGCAGCAGGAACAGCGGTATGGGCCGGACTACGCCTGCCTGTGCTCCAGCATCAAAGGTGCGACACCCTCCCTGACAGCCCCAAGGCACGAGTGA
- a CDS encoding response regulator, giving the protein MPKPLILIADDEEMLCELYAELLQPHYEIVLAHNGTKAREKALSTPGLCGILMDVQMPGMNGLQVAREVLVKRPEVRIIIMSGTDVTYRVRQMFASEQVAFLVKPFELEALLSLVKQHFNPPVPE; this is encoded by the coding sequence ATGCCGAAGCCACTCATCCTCATTGCCGACGACGAAGAAATGCTGTGCGAGCTGTATGCCGAACTGCTTCAGCCGCACTATGAGATTGTTCTGGCGCACAATGGCACAAAAGCCAGGGAGAAAGCTCTTTCCACGCCGGGTCTGTGCGGCATCCTGATGGATGTCCAGATGCCCGGCATGAACGGCCTGCAGGTTGCCAGGGAAGTTCTCGTCAAACGTCCCGAAGTGCGGATCATCATCATGTCCGGCACGGACGTGACCTACCGCGTACGGCAGATGTTTGCCTCTGAACAGGTGGCTTTTCTCGTCAAGCCCTTTGAGCTGGAAGCTCTGCTGTCGCTGGTAAAACAGCATTTCAACCCGCCGGTCCCGGAGTAA
- a CDS encoding lipopolysaccharide assembly protein LapB has translation MCLTGTAWAQESRRPFAEDEEAQTRLQRGISLYQQNQYAAALEVLEPLVVHHPEQAVAYRMLGLCYLQLKQYQPAATALRKAIELTRAQEKREDAVARLALGRALFLAGDPAAALPELEYAAQRPEADAATLTLLGYAYYRQGNEAAARKTLLQSVARDERQAEAWRLLAELDVQAVTATPDDPAAVKRAQSSIEKANRFEPAVATGLRGRLLVAQRQFARAIPELDRALMTQPDDAALVFALGLALSREGQLERATTTLTRATSLLPQEAGVWRELGYVHERAGRTEAAIAAYEKAAALTNGQDAFVTRALERLKTP, from the coding sequence ATGTGTCTGACTGGAACGGCGTGGGCGCAGGAAAGCCGACGGCCCTTCGCCGAAGATGAAGAGGCGCAGACCCGCCTTCAGCGCGGGATTTCACTGTATCAGCAAAATCAGTATGCAGCGGCGCTGGAAGTGCTCGAACCGCTCGTCGTTCACCATCCTGAACAGGCGGTCGCCTATCGAATGCTCGGTTTGTGCTACCTGCAACTCAAGCAGTACCAGCCGGCCGCGACGGCGCTCCGCAAGGCGATTGAACTGACACGTGCCCAGGAAAAACGGGAGGATGCCGTTGCCCGCCTGGCACTGGGCAGGGCGCTGTTTCTGGCCGGAGACCCGGCAGCCGCCCTCCCCGAACTGGAATACGCGGCGCAGCGCCCCGAAGCCGACGCCGCAACCCTGACGCTGCTGGGCTATGCCTACTACCGGCAGGGCAACGAAGCCGCCGCACGGAAAACCCTGCTCCAGTCCGTGGCGCGGGACGAGCGGCAGGCCGAGGCGTGGCGGCTGCTGGCCGAACTTGATGTTCAGGCGGTCACGGCGACCCCGGACGACCCGGCCGCCGTCAAACGCGCTCAATCCAGTATCGAGAAAGCCAACCGTTTCGAGCCGGCCGTCGCAACCGGACTGCGTGGGCGACTGCTCGTGGCCCAGCGCCAGTTTGCCAGGGCCATCCCGGAACTCGACCGCGCCCTGATGACCCAACCTGATGATGCGGCGCTCGTGTTTGCTCTGGGGCTGGCGCTGTCCCGCGAGGGGCAGCTTGAGCGCGCCACAACCACACTGACCAGGGCGACTTCCCTGTTGCCGCAGGAAGCCGGCGTCTGGCGGGAGTTGGGTTACGTCCACGAACGTGCCGGGCGTACCGAAGCGGCCATTGCCGCCTATGAAAAGGCCGCAGCGCTGACCAACGGCCAGGATGCCTTCGTCACGCGCGCCTTGGAGCGGCTCAAAACGCCTTGA
- a CDS encoding HEAT repeat domain-containing protein, with protein sequence MSHATDSSSSPSVELLIEQLSDASAQVRLHAVEALRLQREVSALPKLLPLLQDPDWWVRVAVADAIGELGDETTAQALLPDLQHADPLVRSSVTLALGRLRHKPNFETMLAMLGDDHHWVRYAAAVALGELEDVRAVDALIPLLAGDVDYLVRAGAARSLGRIRHPKAIRPLRRAVVKDDNELVRADALEALRLIWNGSPGEEA encoded by the coding sequence ATGAGTCACGCCACCGATTCTTCCTCGTCTCCATCTGTGGAGTTGCTTATCGAGCAACTGTCGGATGCGTCTGCCCAAGTTCGCCTGCATGCGGTGGAAGCGTTGCGGTTGCAAAGAGAAGTATCTGCCCTGCCAAAACTTCTGCCGCTTTTGCAGGACCCGGACTGGTGGGTGCGGGTGGCTGTGGCTGATGCCATTGGCGAACTGGGCGACGAAACGACGGCCCAGGCATTGTTGCCTGACCTGCAACATGCTGATCCACTGGTGCGGAGTTCAGTCACGCTGGCGCTCGGACGGCTGCGCCACAAGCCGAACTTTGAGACGATGCTGGCTATGCTGGGCGATGACCACCACTGGGTACGCTATGCCGCCGCTGTTGCCCTTGGGGAGCTGGAAGACGTGCGCGCCGTGGATGCTTTGATTCCCCTGCTGGCCGGTGATGTGGATTACCTCGTGCGCGCCGGCGCGGCCCGTTCACTGGGCCGCATCCGGCATCCGAAAGCCATCCGTCCGCTGCGGCGGGCGGTGGTGAAAGATGACAACGAGCTGGTGCGCGCCGATGCCCTGGAAGCCCTCCGCCTGATCTGGAATGGCTCGCCCGGCGAGGAGGCATAA
- a CDS encoding PEGA domain-containing protein: MTTTYLARRQPGFALTRREKVTRWIAVILGFCLVAALVSAGILLYIRYPSALGKLDVVTTPPGAEIWLDGRRVGTSPCTIERVGFGLHTLRAAHAGFLLAEREILVESGEQPEAVSFVLQPIKADPPPARTSGSAPTERIAEFMQRAAEAFQRGDWVTPANDNALYYADAVLLIQPDNEPARAMRTRVQNALVRQAELAAGRGDLATAQSTYHLLLNRFPSDERSQAGITRIADLIDANRGQATRFLALAEAAFAAGRYLDPPHNNAYFYLSQVLAHERGHPQAQALRAEVRRRVQAQAEAWVEEGALEQAVGEYRRLARLFPEDRTLLYRAGQLERQRMADRSLAVSAVSVPAVRQTPGTRSETTGTLRFSATGLVFAAPRGAESLSLATEDIAGWRLLRNELAVTTTTGAVYRFTGRDLKHGVTLWQTLRRAPRPASPPSEQESSHTPTTNPNEFTRRQQPTPTPDGQTHRFPQ, translated from the coding sequence ATGACGACAACGTACCTGGCGCGCAGACAACCCGGCTTCGCCCTTACCCGACGGGAGAAAGTCACCCGCTGGATCGCGGTCATCCTGGGTTTTTGTCTGGTGGCGGCATTGGTCAGCGCCGGGATTCTGCTCTACATCCGGTATCCGTCGGCCCTGGGTAAGCTGGATGTGGTGACAACCCCACCGGGCGCTGAAATCTGGCTCGATGGGCGGCGCGTGGGCACGTCCCCCTGCACGATCGAACGGGTGGGCTTCGGCTTGCATACACTGCGGGCGGCCCACGCAGGGTTTCTGCTGGCAGAACGCGAAATCCTGGTTGAGTCAGGCGAGCAACCGGAAGCTGTCAGCTTCGTCCTGCAACCCATCAAGGCCGACCCGCCACCGGCGCGCACCAGTGGCAGCGCCCCAACGGAGCGGATAGCTGAGTTCATGCAGCGCGCGGCGGAAGCCTTTCAGCGCGGCGACTGGGTGACACCGGCCAATGACAACGCGCTGTACTACGCCGACGCGGTGCTGCTCATTCAACCAGATAACGAGCCGGCGCGCGCCATGCGCACCAGGGTGCAAAACGCCCTTGTGCGGCAGGCTGAACTGGCTGCCGGCCGCGGCGATCTCGCCACGGCCCAGTCCACCTACCACCTGCTGCTCAACCGCTTTCCCAGCGACGAACGCAGCCAGGCCGGCATAACGCGCATTGCCGACCTGATTGATGCCAACCGGGGGCAGGCCACACGCTTTCTCGCCCTGGCAGAAGCAGCCTTTGCGGCCGGGCGCTATCTCGATCCGCCCCACAACAACGCCTACTTTTACCTCTCGCAGGTCCTGGCGCATGAGCGTGGGCATCCGCAGGCGCAGGCCCTGCGGGCGGAAGTCCGCCGGCGCGTGCAAGCGCAGGCCGAAGCATGGGTGGAGGAAGGCGCGCTGGAACAGGCCGTTGGCGAATACCGGCGGCTGGCACGCCTTTTCCCGGAAGACCGGACATTGCTCTACCGCGCCGGACAACTTGAAAGGCAGCGGATGGCTGACCGGTCACTGGCGGTCTCGGCCGTGTCGGTGCCGGCAGTCCGTCAGACGCCAGGGACTCGTTCCGAAACCACCGGAACCCTGCGCTTTTCCGCTACGGGTCTGGTGTTCGCCGCCCCACGTGGCGCGGAAAGTCTTTCCCTGGCAACGGAAGACATTGCCGGGTGGCGTCTCCTCCGCAATGAGCTTGCCGTGACCACGACCACCGGCGCCGTGTATCGGTTCACCGGACGCGACCTCAAACACGGCGTCACCCTCTGGCAGACGCTGCGCCGGGCCCCACGCCCGGCTTCCCCACCATCCGAACAGGAATCTTCGCACACCCCAACCACCAACCCGAATGAATTCACACGACGACAACAACCGACTCCCACGCCCGACGGACAAACTCACCGCTTTCCTCAGTGA
- a CDS encoding aminoglycoside phosphotransferase family protein — MNSHDDNNRLPRPTDKLTAFLSDHFPAAILSIEPLLGDASTRMYFRIRREQETFIAAVYAEPFDVTTFAYLDVTRLFQSAGIPVPQVFVVDGRRGVVLQQDVGDWRLQDVLAAQPEAARRVDYDVALHLIVDIQKTTPLAQACNSVAWRQAFDDEKLFWEMNYFFRNYVERYCGWALPAEQEALVLGELFALTYRLARVPRVVCHRDYHARNLMHHAGRLWVIDHQDARMGPATYDLASLLGDPYAALDEDFQATLRERFWQLHQAAFGAQYYASRRQFEQEYQLMLVQRLLKAIGTYAYQFAVRNNPVYLGYIPIALRTTARALEGIADLPMVKWLVESAIEREAQRATAAPEVSSTAILSTTPLAGT; from the coding sequence ATGAATTCACACGACGACAACAACCGACTCCCACGCCCGACGGACAAACTCACCGCTTTCCTCAGTGACCACTTCCCAGCGGCGATTCTCTCCATCGAACCCCTCCTGGGCGATGCGTCAACCCGCATGTACTTCCGCATTCGCCGGGAGCAGGAAACCTTCATTGCGGCCGTCTATGCCGAACCGTTTGATGTCACGACCTTTGCCTATCTGGATGTCACCCGGCTGTTCCAGTCGGCCGGCATCCCTGTGCCCCAGGTGTTCGTGGTGGACGGCCGCCGGGGCGTGGTGCTCCAGCAGGATGTTGGCGACTGGCGGCTTCAGGATGTTCTCGCAGCCCAACCGGAAGCGGCCCGCCGCGTGGACTACGACGTGGCGCTCCACCTGATTGTGGACATCCAGAAAACAACCCCACTGGCCCAGGCCTGCAACTCTGTTGCCTGGCGGCAGGCGTTCGACGACGAAAAGCTGTTCTGGGAAATGAACTACTTTTTCCGCAACTACGTGGAACGGTATTGCGGCTGGGCGTTGCCGGCGGAGCAGGAAGCTCTGGTACTGGGTGAACTCTTTGCCCTCACCTACCGTCTGGCGCGGGTTCCGCGCGTTGTCTGTCACCGCGACTACCACGCACGCAACCTCATGCATCACGCCGGACGGCTCTGGGTCATTGATCATCAGGATGCCCGTATGGGGCCGGCCACCTACGATCTGGCCTCGCTTCTGGGCGACCCCTACGCGGCACTGGACGAGGACTTTCAGGCCACACTCAGGGAGCGGTTCTGGCAGCTCCACCAAGCCGCCTTTGGCGCGCAATACTACGCCTCCCGCCGCCAGTTCGAGCAGGAATACCAACTCATGCTGGTGCAACGCCTGCTCAAGGCCATTGGGACCTATGCCTATCAGTTCGCCGTGCGCAACAATCCGGTTTATTTGGGCTACATCCCGATTGCCCTGCGCACGACGGCCCGTGCTCTGGAAGGCATTGCCGACCTGCCCATGGTGAAGTGGCTTGTCGAGTCGGCTATCGAGCGCGAGGCGCAACGGGCTACCGCTGCGCCGGAAGTGTCCTCTACGGCAATCCTCTCCACAACACCTCTGGCCGGTACGTGA
- a CDS encoding c-type cytochrome, giving the protein MTDKVKTVALLGLTAVMATGCFVGARNASEPRLGSSSIAASRTAPAYLREAQVLYEGSTDGLPKDTPADEIAHYKAMLAELQTRNYAACAGCHQVNGGGNKAINATNFHDAGWQANNSSPGMVTSIVNGKGKVMPAYKDKLTLQQINYLVEYIRRFEKKRTDAAPITAGIPSGTTTPTEPPAAEATAQR; this is encoded by the coding sequence ATGACGGACAAAGTGAAAACAGTCGCCCTGCTGGGCCTGACGGCAGTGATGGCCACGGGGTGTTTTGTTGGCGCGCGCAATGCCAGTGAACCGCGTCTGGGGAGTTCTTCCATCGCCGCTTCGCGTACGGCCCCGGCCTATCTGCGGGAGGCGCAAGTGCTGTACGAAGGCTCAACGGACGGTCTTCCCAAAGACACGCCGGCGGATGAAATCGCCCACTACAAGGCGATGCTGGCCGAGCTGCAAACCCGCAACTACGCGGCCTGCGCCGGATGCCATCAGGTCAACGGTGGAGGCAACAAAGCCATCAATGCCACGAACTTCCATGATGCCGGCTGGCAGGCCAATAACTCATCACCGGGGATGGTCACTTCCATTGTCAACGGCAAGGGCAAGGTCATGCCGGCCTACAAGGACAAGCTGACCCTGCAGCAGATCAACTATCTGGTCGAATACATCCGGCGCTTCGAGAAGAAGCGCACGGACGCAGCGCCCATCACGGCGGGTATTCCTTCCGGCACAACGACGCCAACTGAACCGCCGGCGGCGGAAGCCACGGCGCAGCGCTGA
- a CDS encoding c-type cytochrome: protein MKSIKIIVLGGALALLVGGCFVGSRDPNETRYPKEPMPLQNQTSTLKTAEDIRRESVAQNTPGAREAAALRDRVTPLNLQQVNEQDVAGNAPLGTPARVVLDEGEMYRDPVEIYREGRALFQNNCVGCHGHNGCGNVPRSTNFTDPGWQENNSDGGIYSSIYNGKGIGNGGGAMPAYYNQLSPQQIRYLVAYLRAFKGRQCNGLPTLSDVERMVAERQNKP, encoded by the coding sequence ATGAAAAGTATCAAAATCATTGTCCTTGGCGGCGCCCTGGCGCTTCTGGTCGGTGGCTGTTTCGTCGGTTCGCGTGACCCGAATGAAACCCGCTACCCGAAGGAACCGATGCCGCTTCAGAACCAGACATCAACCCTCAAGACCGCCGAGGACATCCGGCGCGAAAGTGTGGCGCAGAACACGCCGGGCGCGCGCGAAGCCGCGGCGTTGCGTGACCGGGTGACACCGCTCAACCTGCAACAGGTCAACGAGCAGGACGTGGCCGGCAATGCCCCCCTGGGCACGCCGGCGCGGGTGGTGCTGGATGAGGGCGAAATGTACCGTGATCCGGTTGAAATCTACCGCGAAGGACGCGCGCTCTTTCAGAACAACTGCGTCGGCTGCCACGGGCACAACGGTTGTGGGAACGTGCCACGCTCGACGAACTTCACCGACCCCGGCTGGCAGGAAAACAACTCGGACGGCGGGATTTATTCCTCGATTTACAACGGCAAGGGGATTGGCAACGGCGGCGGCGCGATGCCGGCCTACTACAACCAGTTGAGTCCCCAGCAGATTCGCTACCTGGTGGCCTATCTGCGCGCCTTCAAGGGAAGGCAGTGTAATGGTTTGCCGACCCTGAGCGATGTTGAGCGCATGGTGGCCGAGCGCCAGAACAAGCCTTAG
- a CDS encoding ArsA family ATPase, whose amino-acid sequence MTNTRVIIYSGKGGTGKTTVSAATAVTLAAAGKRVLVISSDPAHSLGDVFQVSLSRTEPTPIAENLFGLEIDTLYEARRNMGNFEKFVSESYEKRGIRSSVASELSTQPGLDEIFSLVRLHREALSGQWDVVILDTSPTGNTLRLLAYPELIVGGSTGKKLFRVYQGMSSMMKPFGSSNGPDPEFFNEVNQLLDSMNQVSAFLTGENVTLRLVINPEKLSILESKRAYTFTHIYGLTIDAVVVNKIYPVGDALHGAQLGSYFDYWAKLHGRYLEDIESAFAPLPIFRLFLEPCEPLGVEALRQVGAKAFGETDMGQVLYSKKNMWVEERRPTDDPDIRRFVVRIPFLTENEHIEVQRVGMDLYMCVGRIARSVSLPRILSNSDMVGYVADGELLTVTFRERAREPEPPRLTRLRRSPASA is encoded by the coding sequence ATGACGAACACGCGAGTCATCATTTACTCCGGCAAGGGGGGGACAGGCAAAACAACCGTCTCGGCGGCCACCGCCGTGACCCTGGCAGCGGCTGGAAAGCGGGTGCTGGTCATCTCCAGCGACCCGGCCCACTCGCTGGGGGATGTCTTTCAGGTGTCGCTTTCGCGGACGGAGCCGACCCCCATTGCCGAAAACCTGTTTGGCCTCGAAATCGACACGCTCTACGAAGCCAGGCGCAACATGGGCAACTTCGAGAAGTTCGTGTCTGAAAGCTACGAAAAACGGGGTATCCGCTCCTCGGTGGCCTCGGAGCTTTCCACGCAGCCCGGTCTCGATGAGATTTTCTCCCTGGTACGCCTCCACCGCGAGGCGCTGTCGGGTCAGTGGGATGTGGTCATCCTCGACACTTCGCCCACCGGCAACACCTTGCGGCTGCTGGCGTACCCCGAACTCATCGTCGGCGGAAGCACCGGCAAAAAGCTGTTTCGGGTGTATCAGGGGATGTCCTCGATGATGAAGCCGTTTGGTTCGTCGAATGGGCCTGACCCGGAATTCTTCAATGAAGTCAACCAGTTGCTGGATTCGATGAACCAGGTCAGCGCGTTTCTGACCGGAGAAAACGTCACCTTGCGCCTGGTGATCAACCCGGAAAAGCTTTCGATTCTCGAAAGCAAGCGGGCTTATACCTTCACCCACATCTACGGTCTGACGATTGATGCCGTCGTCGTCAACAAGATTTACCCCGTGGGTGATGCACTGCACGGGGCGCAGCTTGGCAGCTACTTCGATTACTGGGCCAAGCTGCACGGGCGGTATCTCGAAGATATTGAGTCAGCGTTTGCCCCGTTGCCGATTTTCAGGCTGTTTCTGGAACCCTGTGAGCCGTTGGGGGTCGAAGCCCTGCGCCAGGTCGGCGCCAAGGCGTTCGGGGAAACCGACATGGGGCAGGTGCTCTACAGCAAGAAAAACATGTGGGTCGAGGAGCGCCGGCCCACGGATGACCCGGACATCCGGCGTTTCGTCGTGCGGATTCCGTTCCTGACCGAAAACGAGCACATCGAGGTCCAGCGGGTAGGCATGGACCTGTACATGTGCGTCGGCCGGATTGCCCGCAGTGTTTCGCTGCCGAGAATCCTGTCGAACTCTGACATGGTGGGCTATGTCGCCGACGGCGAGCTGCTCACCGTGACCTTTCGTGAACGGGCGCGTGAACCTGAACCCCCCCGTTTGACACGGCTGCGGCGTTCCCCGGCCAGTGCCTGA
- a CDS encoding 4Fe-4S dicluster domain-containing protein — protein MAAEEKAETTNGTPAEAPAKASAKTAAKAPAKAAAKAPAKAAPPPIPGPPNRLSRPKTAAPKRKRERQIYTIIEELCIGCGFCTDECPPKVNAILPRDVEAVLDGGETYWIDQARCISCSLCFVAGTCPTDAVVFTEGGVSRTQYMEDYLHIEMVDEPYWRQRSELSRIGSIL, from the coding sequence ATGGCAGCAGAGGAAAAAGCAGAAACGACCAATGGCACGCCGGCGGAAGCGCCGGCCAAGGCATCCGCCAAAACAGCCGCCAAAGCTCCGGCCAAAGCGGCCGCCAAGGCGCCGGCCAAGGCCGCGCCACCGCCCATTCCGGGGCCGCCGAATCGCCTGTCGCGTCCCAAAACGGCCGCACCGAAAAGGAAGCGCGAGCGGCAGATTTACACCATCATCGAGGAGCTGTGCATCGGGTGCGGCTTCTGCACGGATGAATGTCCGCCCAAGGTGAATGCCATTCTGCCACGGGATGTCGAAGCCGTGCTCGATGGTGGTGAAACCTACTGGATTGACCAGGCCCGGTGCATCAGTTGTTCGTTGTGCTTCGTGGCCGGCACCTGCCCGACCGATGCCGTCGTCTTTACGGAAGGCGGAGTGTCGCGGACGCAGTACATGGAGGACTACCTGCACATCGAGATGGTGGATGAGCCCTACTGGCGTCAACGCAGCGAATTGTCGCGGATTGGTTCAATCCTGTGA
- the pdxT gene encoding pyridoxal 5'-phosphate synthase glutaminase subunit PdxT produces MNDRQTIGVLSFQGDFAAHAEALRRAGATPRFVRHIADLADLDGLILPGGESTTMLRFLQAEPWFAAIREFAAAGRPLLGTCAGAILLARVVTHPAQTSLGLVDMTVRRNGYGRQVDSFTTTLTIPRLGPDPLELVFIRAPIIEAVGPGIEVLATWGDHPVWVCQGQIFAATFHPEMTNDARIHQFVFGLNRP; encoded by the coding sequence ATGAATGACCGGCAAACCATTGGCGTCCTCAGCTTTCAAGGTGACTTTGCGGCCCATGCCGAGGCGCTCCGGCGGGCCGGCGCGACCCCGCGTTTCGTGCGTCACATTGCGGACCTCGCCGACCTGGACGGGCTCATCCTGCCGGGTGGGGAGAGCACGACCATGCTGCGCTTTCTCCAGGCCGAGCCATGGTTTGCGGCGATACGGGAGTTTGCGGCAGCGGGGCGACCGCTGCTGGGCACCTGCGCCGGGGCCATTCTGCTGGCGCGCGTTGTCACGCACCCGGCGCAAACCTCACTCGGCCTTGTGGACATGACCGTACGACGCAACGGCTACGGGCGACAGGTGGACAGCTTTACCACCACGCTGACCATCCCGCGACTGGGACCCGACCCGCTTGAACTCGTCTTCATTCGCGCACCCATCATCGAGGCCGTCGGCCCCGGCATCGAGGTGCTGGCCACCTGGGGCGATCATCCGGTGTGGGTTTGCCAGGGACAGATTTTTGCGGCCACCTTCCACCCGGAAATGACGAACGACGCCCGCATCCATCAGTTCGTCTTTGGCTTGAACCGGCCCTGA
- the secG gene encoding preprotein translocase subunit SecG — MPWYAYALYALFALVCLLLIGVVLLQPGKGDIALFGGGSQTAFGPRGAQKPLERVTFVLSGLFMVLAFTFSIPGVLLPRSVASGIKDTPPPPKTEQPKEESKPEEKKDAGATETPAGAAPAASEDKPKEENKENKDAKPAQSQPESKGGQKAGSPPETLGKNQ; from the coding sequence ATGCCTTGGTATGCTTACGCGCTGTATGCGCTCTTTGCCCTTGTCTGCCTGTTGCTTATCGGCGTCGTGCTGCTTCAGCCCGGCAAGGGCGACATCGCCCTGTTTGGTGGCGGCAGCCAAACCGCCTTCGGCCCGCGCGGCGCACAAAAGCCCCTGGAACGGGTGACGTTCGTCCTGAGCGGGTTGTTCATGGTGCTGGCGTTCACCTTTTCCATTCCGGGAGTGCTGTTGCCGCGTTCGGTGGCTTCGGGGATCAAAGACACCCCACCGCCGCCCAAGACCGAGCAGCCGAAAGAGGAATCGAAGCCGGAAGAAAAGAAAGATGCCGGCGCGACGGAGACCCCCGCCGGGGCGGCTCCAGCCGCAAGCGAGGACAAGCCCAAAGAGGAAAACAAGGAAAACAAAGACGCCAAGCCAGCCCAGTCCCAACCCGAATCAAAGGGCGGGCAAAAGGCTGGCAGCCCGCCGGAAACACTAGGGAAAAATCAGTAG